Proteins encoded together in one Methanocalculus alkaliphilus window:
- a CDS encoding zinc ribbon-containing protein, translating to MTVTCGDQPGPGRYVCKKCGKSINLESADEKIYPCPLCQYCEYKQG from the coding sequence ATGACAGTAACGTGTGGCGACCAGCCAGGACCAGGCAGATACGTCTGCAAGAAGTGTGGAAAGTCGATTAACCTTGAGTCTGCGGATGAGAAGATCTATCCCTGCCCCCTCTGCCAGTACTGCGAGTATAAGCAGGGCTGA